The window ACTCGCCCGGTTTCAGGGCACTGTCGAGCACCAACGGGCCCATGCTTTCGCGGTGCAGGCGCAGCACCTTGTTGTCGAAATGGCCGAACATCCGCTTCACCTGGTGATAACGGCCCTCGACGATGCTCAGCCGCGCGCAGTTTGGTCCGAGTACGGCCAGCTCGGCGGGTTGGGTGGTGAGGTCTTCGAAGGCGAAGTACAGGCCTTCGGTGAATTTCAATGCGTATTGCGGGCCAATCTCTTGCTCGGTCTCGACGTAGTAGACCTTGGGCAGTTTGGTTTGCGGCTGGGTCAGGCGTCGCGACCAGCTGCCGTCGTTGGTGATCAGCATCAGGCCGGTGGTGTTGAAGTCCAGGCGCCCGGCGATGTGCAGGTCTTCCTTGTCCGGCTCATGGATCAGGTCGAGCACGGTCGGGTGTTGCGGATCGCGGGTGGCACTGACGCAGCCAGACGGTTTGTGCAGCATGAAGTAGCGTGCAGGCTTGCCGACTTGCAGCAGCTCATCGTCGACTTCCACGCGGCTGAATTCCAGTACGTCGGCGTGAGGATCGCTGACGACTTTTCCGTCGATCCTGACACGCTTTTCCACCAGCAACAGACGTACCTGCTTACGGTTGAAGCGCGGCAGGTTGCTGAGGAAACGGTCGATGCGCATGACGAGGGATCGGCAGGAAAGGGGGACGTATCTTACGTGATCGATTGTGCGGGTGCCTACAGCTGCGCCTCGACTTGCGCGCAGCGTGGGCACAAGCAGGATTTGTCGCGCAGTTCGGGTGGCAGCGCTTCGAGCACCGCCGGGTCGATGCTGACGCCGTAGCACCAGCAGGCCCGATCGGCGGTTCGCGGGTCGGCCAGGGTACAGTCGTTGGAGGCGCCGCAGGCCGGGCAGAAATCTGGCTTATTCATGTAGGGTTATTCATAACTGGAGTGAGGCATTTCCACGCAGGTGCGGTTATGGCCGGCTTGCTTGGCCCGGTACATCGCATGATCCGTTCTCGACAGCAGCGTGTGCAAGGTGTCATCGGCCTGCGGGGAGGCAGGCCGATGCTTACGGTCAGCTGGCAGGTATTCTAATGGCACTGCCGGGAAATAACTGCTCGATGTGCGGGGCGAACGATCGTTCACACGTCCCTGAGTCGATCGTTCCCACGCTCTGCGTGGGAAAGCCGCCCGGGACGCTCCGCGTCCCTTATTGAGCGAGGTAACGCCGCCATCCGCCTAAATGGCTGATATTGGCTGCTCCCTCCAACCCATACGCCTCACAAATAAACCCGCTTTCCCAACGCCCATCCGCCAATTGCACCTTGCCCAATCCCAACGGCGCCGGAATTCCGGTCAGAAAAGAACCCAACTCACAGCTTGGCAATTCCCACACTTCCACCGCAATCGCCACACCCCCGTCCTTCACGCGAACCATTCCGGGACGAAACGGCGGGCCGCCGGCCAAGGCATACAGTTGATAGTCCGGCGAGCTGAACGTCGTCTCCACCAGTCGAGCTCCGCGCTGCTTCAATTGCCAATTCAGCGCCAGCCCATCCAGATGCGCACCACACACCACCAATCGCGCCCGGTCGTGACGTGCGACAGACGACGGAACCGGTGTCGCCAAACCTAGCTGGCGCTGCAACGCATCCGCTACACCCAACAAATACTGATCAGTAAACGCCCGCCCGAACAACGTCACGCCCCACGGCAAACCATTACCCATGAAACCGCTGGGCACGGCGACGGCGGCGTAATCGAGCAGGTTCATGAAGTTGGTGTAGTAGCCCAGTTCCGAATTGCGTAGCACCGGCTCGGCGTCCAGTTCTGCCAGCGTGACGGGGCGGCCAATGGTGGGTGTGAGCACGCAGTCGAGATCGTCCAGCGCCTTGTCGCACAGCGCTTTCAGCGCTTGCAGCCGGTACTGGGCGCGGAAGGTTTGCACG of the Pseudomonas frederiksbergensis genome contains:
- a CDS encoding cysteine-rich CWC family protein, with protein sequence MNKPDFCPACGASNDCTLADPRTADRACWCYGVSIDPAVLEALPPELRDKSCLCPRCAQVEAQL
- a CDS encoding pseudouridine synthase, whose protein sequence is MRIDRFLSNLPRFNRKQVRLLLVEKRVRIDGKVVSDPHADVLEFSRVEVDDELLQVGKPARYFMLHKPSGCVSATRDPQHPTVLDLIHEPDKEDLHIAGRLDFNTTGLMLITNDGSWSRRLTQPQTKLPKVYYVETEQEIGPQYALKFTEGLYFAFEDLTTQPAELAVLGPNCARLSIVEGRYHQVKRMFGHFDNKVLRLHRESMGPLVLDSALKPGEYRALRTEEIQLI